A single Cannabis sativa cultivar Pink pepper isolate KNU-18-1 chromosome 7, ASM2916894v1, whole genome shotgun sequence DNA region contains:
- the LOC115698323 gene encoding protein yae1, translating into MNGSFAEELYSESLKLSKIELDSTSSTKNQALDFQDSDRDASLLDDESLWNGSDVELDKSSDLDREWQQRRDQFHTMGYRDGVIAGKEAAAQEGFNIGFKQSVPVGYNWGVVRGVTSAVALLPEGLKEKLIETEEKRNQFQKLYKSVQSLSTKDALRLFNDAIVAERNREQVGNAEISSTDEIENQLESYYRELQSLVLGSPLINLQLKEQGTIP; encoded by the exons ATGAATGGAAGTTTTGCTGAAGAGCTATACTCAGAAAGCTTAAAGTTATCGAAAATAGAATTGGATTCTACTTCTAGTACCAAAAATCAAGCTTTGGATTTTCAAG ATTCTGACAGGGATGCTTCATTGCTTGATGATGAATCTTTATGGAATGGTTCTGATGTGGAATTGGATAAATCATCCGATCTGGACAGGGAATGGCAACAGCGACGTGACCAATTTCATACG atggGATATCGAGATGGCGTTATAGCTGGAAAAGAAGCTGCTGCACAAGAGGGATTCAATATTGGGTTTAAACAATCAGTCCCCGTCGGATACAACTGGGGCGTTGTTAGAGGTGTTACAAG TGCGGTGGCGTTACTTCCAGAAGGATTGAAGGAAAAATTGATTGAAACCGAAGAAAAGAGAAACCAATTTCAGAAATTGTATAAATCCGTGCAATCCCTTTCGACCAAGGATGCTCTTAGACTGTTTAATGATGCTATTGTGGCTGAAAGAAATAGAGAACAGGTTGGAAATGCTGAGATTAGTTCAACAGATGAAATTGAAAATCAGCTAGAAAGTTACTATAGAGAGCTTCAATCACTTGTTTTGGGATCTCCTTTAATCAATCTACAGTTAAAAGAGCAAGGTACCATTCCATGA